TCGATTGCAACGAACCAATGCATGTCCATGCACGGCGGGAAGGAATGACGTGCAAGTTCTGGCTTGAACCCATCGCGCTCAGCGAGAATCATGGCTTTTCGCCAAATGAACTGAATCGTATTCGTCGAATGGTGCAATCCAACATTGACAGAATCATCAAGGCCTGGTATGAACACTGTGGTTGACAATATCGAACCCCGCATCAAGCATGTTGAAGTGACCGAGGATACGGTTACGGC
This genomic window from bacterium contains:
- a CDS encoding DUF4160 domain-containing protein gives rise to the protein MHVHARREGMTCKFWLEPIALSENHGFSPNELNRIRRMVQSNIDRIIKAWYEHCG